One genomic region from bacterium encodes:
- a CDS encoding amidohydrolase family protein: protein MRKKVKITVMLAAMTGILWAMTVQGSDQVPAPPQKQPIALIGGTIHTVSGSVIEQGTILFEKGKILEIGTNVAIPSDALRIDIGGKHVYPGLIETDSQLGLDEIDAVRATLDFRETGTINPDVRAETAVNPDSERIPVTRANGVALAMTSPTGGLISGTSALLMLDGWTWEDMTLKAPVGMIINWPRMRATSAYGMQQSRDEQRKNTRDQLDALEKAFREARAYKTARDAEAKKGVPFLKTDIRWEAMIPVLRGELPVIVVAGSLQEITSAVEWADREQIKIVLIGGADAPRAAELLKRKDVPVIVTPILRLPDNRDSDYDEPFTVPLKLYNAGVRFCIAGGSGAGNERNLPYHAAMAAAYGLPKDEALRAVTLSVAQILGVSDRVGSLEKGKDATLIVTDGDPLEIATHVEKLYIQGRDVDLNNRQKILYEKYREKYRQTSGN from the coding sequence ATGAGAAAAAAAGTCAAAATCACCGTGATGCTTGCGGCCATGACTGGGATACTATGGGCCATGACGGTGCAGGGATCGGACCAGGTTCCCGCTCCCCCGCAAAAGCAGCCGATAGCACTCATCGGGGGTACCATCCATACAGTCAGCGGAAGCGTTATAGAACAGGGCACCATTCTCTTCGAAAAGGGAAAAATCCTCGAAATCGGGACGAATGTCGCGATTCCCTCTGATGCGCTCAGAATCGATATCGGCGGGAAGCACGTTTATCCGGGGCTCATCGAGACAGATTCTCAGCTCGGGCTGGATGAAATCGATGCGGTGCGCGCAACGCTCGATTTCCGTGAGACCGGAACAATCAATCCCGATGTACGGGCGGAAACAGCGGTGAATCCCGATTCAGAGAGGATACCGGTGACTCGCGCCAATGGTGTCGCCCTGGCGATGACATCCCCGACAGGGGGGCTCATATCGGGAACATCGGCTCTCCTGATGCTCGATGGATGGACATGGGAGGATATGACTCTGAAGGCGCCGGTGGGCATGATAATCAACTGGCCCCGCATGAGGGCGACATCCGCGTACGGGATGCAGCAGTCCCGGGACGAGCAGCGTAAGAATACCCGTGACCAGCTCGATGCGCTCGAAAAGGCTTTCCGGGAAGCCCGAGCCTATAAAACCGCCCGTGATGCGGAGGCAAAAAAGGGTGTGCCCTTCCTGAAGACCGATATCCGGTGGGAAGCGATGATACCGGTACTTCGCGGAGAGCTGCCTGTTATCGTCGTTGCAGGCAGCCTGCAGGAAATCACTTCGGCAGTGGAATGGGCAGACCGTGAACAGATTAAAATTGTTCTTATCGGCGGCGCGGACGCCCCCCGTGCGGCAGAACTGCTGAAGCGGAAAGATGTTCCGGTGATCGTAACGCCGATTCTGCGCCTTCCGGACAACCGGGATTCGGATTATGATGAGCCATTCACGGTGCCTTTGAAGCTGTATAATGCGGGTGTCCGGTTCTGCATCGCCGGGGGAAGCGGCGCGGGAAACGAGCGGAACCTGCCGTACCATGCTGCCATGGCGGCTGCGTACGGTCTTCCCAAAGATGAAGCACTCAGGGCGGTTACCCTTTCTGTGGCCCAAATCCTCGGCGTCAGTGACCGTGTGGGATCGCTCGAGAAAGGGAAGGACGCCACACTCATCGTAACGGACGGCGACCCGCTGGAGATCGCCACACACGTGGAAAAACTCTACATACAGGGCCGCGATGTGGATTTGAACAACCGTCAGAAAATACTCTACGAAAAATACCGTGAAAAATATCGTCAGACATCCGGTAATTAA